A single window of Senegalia massiliensis DNA harbors:
- the rpiB gene encoding ribose 5-phosphate isomerase B — MKIAIGSDHGGYGLKQNIIKYLEDSGYEYNDFGTYSEDSVDYPDFGKKVSESVAKGEYDKGIVICGTGIGISIACNKVRGIRCALCSDIYSAKKAAEHNNANIIALGGRVLGQDLAQAIVEAFLSSEFESGRHERRVNKIMDIEENML, encoded by the coding sequence ATGAAAATAGCAATAGGAAGTGACCATGGAGGATATGGATTAAAACAAAATATAATCAAGTATTTAGAAGATTCAGGTTATGAATATAATGATTTTGGAACATATTCAGAAGACTCAGTTGATTATCCTGATTTTGGTAAAAAAGTTTCAGAATCAGTAGCAAAGGGAGAATATGATAAGGGAATAGTAATATGTGGTACAGGAATAGGTATTTCTATAGCATGTAACAAAGTTCGTGGAATAAGATGTGCATTATGCTCAGATATTTATTCAGCTAAAAAAGCAGCAGAACATAATAATGCAAATATTATAGCACTTGGTGGACGTGTACTTGGACAAGATCTTGCACAAGCTATAGTAGAAGCTTTCCTTTCATCAGAATTTGAATCAGGTAGACACGAAAGAAGAGTAAATAAAATTATGGATATAGAAGAAAATATGTTATAA
- the upp gene encoding uracil phosphoribosyltransferase — MGELFVMNHPLIKHKITFIRDKNTGPKEFRELVKEVSMLMGYEVTRNLELEDIEIETPITTTKSKVISGKKLGIVPILRAGLGMVEGMLTLLPAAKVGHVGLYRDPETLQAVEYYCKLPKDVEERTLIVTDPMLATGVSAISALEAIKKRGAKDIKLMCLIAAPEGVKAIQEAHPDVDIYLGEMDEKLNDHAYIVPGLGDAGDRLYGTK, encoded by the coding sequence ATGGGAGAATTATTTGTAATGAACCACCCATTAATAAAGCACAAGATAACATTTATAAGAGACAAAAATACAGGGCCAAAGGAATTTAGGGAACTTGTAAAAGAAGTTTCAATGCTTATGGGATATGAGGTTACAAGAAATTTAGAACTTGAAGATATAGAAATAGAAACACCAATAACTACAACAAAATCAAAAGTTATATCAGGAAAGAAATTAGGAATAGTTCCAATACTTAGAGCAGGACTTGGAATGGTAGAAGGAATGCTTACACTTCTTCCAGCAGCAAAAGTTGGTCATGTTGGATTATATAGAGATCCTGAAACTTTACAAGCTGTAGAATATTATTGTAAATTACCAAAAGATGTAGAAGAAAGAACATTAATAGTAACAGATCCAATGCTTGCAACAGGTGTATCTGCAATATCAGCACTAGAAGCAATTAAAAAAAGAGGTGCAAAAGATATTAAATTAATGTGCCTAATAGCAGCACCAGAAGGTGTAAAAGCAATACAAGAAGCTCATCCAGATGTGGATATATATCTTGGTGAAATGGATGAAAAATTAAATGACCATGCATATATTGTACCGGGACTTGGTGATGCAGGAGATAGATTATACGGTACAAAATAA
- a CDS encoding pyruvate, water dikinase regulatory protein: MERLKIYIISDSLGETGETVLKAAMAQFKTDNYEINRYSHITNMKKLENIMKKVILEENVLVLYTLVNKELVSFIDDCSRTFQIATIDLLSPLINALSEKLDNKPLRKSGTIRRLDEAYFSRVAAIEFAVKYDDGKDPRGFLEADVVLLGVSRTSKTPLSMYLANKNIKAANLPLVNEIKPPKEIYEIPKKKIIGLTNSPEKLNEIREVRLKSLGLKENSSYASFSRILEELEYADKIMRKIGCPIIDVSNKAIEETAEIVVSLLNKNGITFQ; this comes from the coding sequence TTGGAACGATTAAAAATATATATTATATCAGATTCATTAGGAGAAACTGGAGAAACAGTATTAAAAGCTGCAATGGCACAATTTAAAACAGATAATTATGAAATAAATAGATATTCTCATATAACAAATATGAAGAAGCTTGAGAATATAATGAAAAAAGTGATTTTAGAGGAAAATGTTTTAGTTTTATATACATTAGTTAATAAAGAACTAGTTAGTTTTATAGATGATTGTTCAAGAACATTTCAAATTGCAACAATTGATTTGTTAAGTCCACTAATCAATGCATTAAGTGAGAAGTTAGATAATAAACCACTTAGAAAATCAGGTACTATAAGGAGATTAGATGAAGCATATTTTAGTAGGGTAGCAGCAATAGAATTTGCAGTTAAATATGACGATGGAAAAGATCCAAGAGGATTTTTAGAAGCAGATGTAGTATTGCTAGGAGTATCTAGAACTTCTAAAACACCTTTAAGTATGTATTTAGCAAACAAAAATATAAAAGCTGCAAATTTACCATTAGTAAATGAAATAAAACCTCCTAAAGAAATATATGAAATACCTAAAAAAAAAATAATAGGACTTACAAATTCACCAGAAAAATTAAATGAAATAAGAGAAGTAAGACTTAAGTCTTTAGGACTCAAAGAAAATTCAAGTTATGCAAGTTTTTCTAGAATATTAGAAGAATTAGAATATGCAGATAAGATTATGAGGAAAATAGGATGTCCTATAATTGATGTATCAAATAAAGCAATAGAAGAAACAGCAGAAATAGTAGTATCATTATTAAATAAAAATGGTATTACTTTTCAATAA
- the ppdK gene encoding pyruvate, phosphate dikinase produces the protein MTNKYVYNFNEGKKEMKSLLGGKGANLAEMTNLDLPVPPGFTITTEACNRFYEENEKIWVELHEEIKKHLQDLEQRLGKSFSDEDNPLLVSVRSGAVTSMPGMMDTILNLGLNDISVKGLAKSTGNERFAYDSYRRFIQMFSDVAMEIPKVRFDNLLDDMKEKKNTELDTDLTKEDLKKLVEQYKEVYSEEIGEEFPQDPVKQLELAIEAVFKSWNNPRARVYRKINNISHKLGTAVNVQSMVFGNMGETSGTGVAFTRNPATGENKLFGEYLINAQGEDVVAGIRTPQEISHLEVSMPDVFEEFKNITRKLEEHYKDMQDIEFTIENKKLYMLQTRTGKRTAQAAINIAVDLVKEEVIEKEEAVLRIEPNTLNQLLHPTFEQKALENAKSLSKGLAASPGAASGRIYFNAHDVVEAKARGEMCILVRQETSPEDIEGMVSAEGILTSRGGMTSHAAVVARGMGKCCVAGCSEIRVSEEKKEIRVKDFVLKEGDYISLDGSTGNVYKGNINKVQPKLSGNFGEFMEWVDEIRTMSVRTNADTPKDANQALEFGAEGIGLCRTEHMFFDEKRIPSVRKMILSTTEEERKNALAELLPFQREDFLGLYKVMKEKPVTVRLLDPPLHEFLPTKKEDIESLAKAMNIDYENLMDRIEELGEVNPMLGHRGCRLAVTYPEIYKMQVRAIIEAAIEIKQNGFENIKPEIMIPLVGHIEELKYVKGQIIEEIETVFKEKEIEVDYMIGTMIEIPRAAITADEIATEAEFFSFGTNDLTQMGFGFSRDDAGKFLDEYVNKEILERDPFQAIDRKGVGKLMEIAVQGGKSTRENIKLGICGEHGGEPSSVEFCYELGLQYVSCSPFRVPIAKLAAAQAVVKNI, from the coding sequence ATGACAAATAAATATGTATATAATTTTAATGAAGGTAAAAAAGAAATGAAATCTTTACTTGGGGGAAAAGGGGCTAATTTAGCTGAGATGACTAATTTAGATTTGCCAGTTCCACCTGGGTTTACAATAACAACAGAAGCATGTAATAGATTTTATGAAGAAAATGAGAAAATATGGGTTGAGTTACACGAGGAAATAAAAAAGCATTTACAAGATTTAGAACAAAGACTTGGAAAAAGTTTTTCTGATGAAGACAATCCTTTACTTGTATCAGTACGTTCAGGTGCGGTTACTTCAATGCCTGGTATGATGGATACTATACTTAATTTAGGACTAAATGATATATCAGTAAAAGGACTTGCAAAATCTACAGGTAATGAAAGATTTGCATATGATAGTTATAGAAGATTCATTCAAATGTTTTCAGATGTTGCAATGGAAATACCAAAAGTAAGATTTGATAATTTACTTGATGATATGAAAGAAAAAAAGAATACAGAGCTTGATACAGATTTGACTAAAGAAGATTTAAAGAAATTAGTAGAACAGTACAAGGAAGTATACAGTGAAGAAATAGGAGAAGAATTTCCACAAGATCCTGTAAAGCAATTGGAACTTGCCATAGAAGCAGTATTTAAATCATGGAACAATCCAAGAGCTAGAGTATATAGAAAAATAAACAACATATCACATAAATTAGGTACAGCTGTAAATGTTCAATCAATGGTATTTGGTAATATGGGAGAAACTTCAGGTACAGGAGTAGCATTTACAAGAAACCCAGCAACAGGAGAAAATAAATTGTTCGGTGAGTATCTTATAAATGCACAAGGGGAAGATGTTGTTGCAGGAATTAGAACACCACAAGAAATTTCTCATTTAGAAGTTAGTATGCCTGATGTATTTGAAGAATTTAAAAATATAACAAGAAAACTAGAAGAACATTATAAGGATATGCAAGATATTGAATTTACAATAGAAAATAAAAAGTTATATATGTTACAAACACGTACAGGAAAAAGGACAGCACAAGCTGCAATAAATATAGCAGTAGATCTTGTAAAAGAAGAAGTAATTGAAAAAGAAGAAGCAGTATTAAGAATTGAACCAAATACATTAAATCAACTTCTTCATCCAACATTTGAACAAAAAGCATTAGAAAATGCAAAATCACTTTCAAAAGGTCTTGCAGCTTCTCCTGGTGCAGCTTCTGGTAGAATTTATTTCAATGCTCATGATGTAGTAGAAGCAAAGGCAAGAGGAGAAATGTGTATATTAGTAAGACAGGAAACATCACCAGAAGATATAGAGGGTATGGTATCAGCAGAAGGTATACTTACATCTAGAGGAGGAATGACATCTCATGCTGCAGTAGTCGCAAGAGGAATGGGAAAATGTTGTGTAGCTGGATGTAGTGAAATTAGAGTAAGTGAAGAGAAAAAAGAAATAAGAGTAAAAGACTTTGTATTAAAAGAAGGAGATTACATTTCTCTTGATGGAAGTACAGGTAATGTTTATAAAGGTAATATAAACAAAGTTCAACCAAAATTAAGTGGTAACTTTGGTGAGTTTATGGAATGGGTAGATGAAATAAGAACTATGAGTGTAAGAACAAATGCAGATACGCCAAAAGATGCTAATCAAGCATTGGAATTTGGAGCAGAAGGAATAGGACTTTGTAGAACAGAGCATATGTTTTTTGATGAAAAGAGAATACCATCTGTAAGAAAGATGATACTTTCTACAACAGAAGAAGAAAGAAAAAATGCACTTGCAGAATTATTACCATTCCAAAGAGAAGACTTTTTAGGATTATATAAAGTTATGAAAGAAAAGCCAGTTACAGTAAGACTTCTTGATCCACCATTACATGAATTTTTACCAACTAAAAAAGAAGATATAGAAAGTCTTGCAAAAGCTATGAATATAGATTATGAAAATTTAATGGATAGAATAGAAGAACTTGGTGAAGTTAATCCTATGCTTGGTCATAGGGGATGTAGACTTGCAGTAACTTATCCAGAAATATATAAAATGCAAGTAAGAGCAATAATAGAAGCTGCAATAGAAATAAAGCAAAATGGATTTGAAAATATCAAACCTGAAATAATGATACCACTTGTAGGACATATAGAAGAATTGAAATATGTAAAGGGACAAATAATTGAAGAAATAGAAACTGTATTTAAAGAAAAAGAAATAGAAGTAGATTATATGATAGGAACAATGATAGAAATACCAAGAGCTGCAATAACAGCTGATGAAATAGCTACTGAAGCAGAATTCTTTAGCTTTGGAACAAATGACCTTACTCAAATGGGCTTTGGATTTTCAAGAGATGATGCAGGTAAGTTCTTAGATGAATATGTAAACAAAGAAATATTAGAAAGAGATCCATTCCAAGCAATAGATAGAAAAGGTGTAGGAAAACTTATGGAAATAGCAGTTCAAGGTGGTAAATCAACAAGAGAAAATATAAAACTTGGAATATGTGGAGAGCATGGGGGAGAGCCATCTTCAGTAGAATTTTGCTATGAATTAGGGCTTCAATATGTATCATGTTCACCATTTAGAGTACCAATAGCAAAACTTGCAGCAGCACAAGCAGTGGTGAAAAATATATAG
- a CDS encoding GNAT family N-acetyltransferase: MAREKRLKMKRVELEHLEQYNQLLRYVFQVTDNELRKVGWEDRDMIRAKSPVLQQADVLGWFDGDKLVSQVAVYPFKVNIFNRIYDMAGLTGVGTFPEYSNIGLMHKLLYQALFNMRIRKQSISFLYPYSIPYYRRKGWEIISDKIVFEVNDYQLPKVKQVSGEVERVDTNSEEVKEAYKRFSSQQHGAMLRNDLAWNEYWLWDYDDLNAAIYYNENREPEGYVLYWIADEVFHIKDMIFINEEARTGLWNFISAHFSMISKVIGNTHTDEPLAFLLEDADIKETISPYYMARIVDIQQFIEQYHFKPDNRERVWTFTLDDPMLLWNQGVFTLKIDKGGKGEIIATKEKTDSKIDIQTMVTMLLGYKRPDYFHKIGRLKCSSEIVDMLEDSIEQQSPYFSDYY, translated from the coding sequence ATGGCTAGAGAAAAAAGATTAAAAATGAAGCGTGTTGAACTAGAACACCTTGAACAATACAATCAGTTACTTAGGTATGTTTTTCAAGTTACTGATAATGAACTTCGTAAGGTGGGTTGGGAAGATCGTGATATGATCAGGGCGAAATCTCCTGTTTTACAGCAGGCTGATGTTCTGGGATGGTTTGATGGAGACAAATTAGTTTCTCAGGTAGCAGTCTATCCCTTTAAGGTGAATATATTTAATAGAATCTATGATATGGCTGGTCTTACTGGAGTAGGAACTTTCCCTGAGTACTCCAATATTGGGTTAATGCACAAACTTTTATATCAAGCACTTTTTAATATGAGAATTCGTAAGCAGTCTATCTCTTTCCTTTATCCTTATTCAATTCCTTATTATCGTAGGAAGGGTTGGGAAATTATTTCTGATAAGATTGTATTTGAAGTCAATGATTACCAATTACCTAAAGTTAAACAGGTCTCAGGAGAAGTTGAACGTGTTGATACAAATAGCGAAGAAGTAAAAGAAGCTTATAAACGTTTTAGTAGTCAACAACATGGAGCTATGTTAAGAAATGATCTGGCTTGGAATGAATATTGGCTATGGGATTATGATGATTTAAATGCAGCTATTTACTATAATGAAAATAGAGAGCCTGAAGGATATGTTTTGTATTGGATTGCAGATGAAGTGTTTCATATAAAAGACATGATTTTTATTAATGAAGAAGCTAGAACTGGATTATGGAATTTTATTAGTGCTCATTTTTCCATGATTTCAAAAGTAATAGGCAATACCCATACAGATGAACCATTGGCATTTTTATTAGAAGATGCAGATATTAAGGAAACTATATCACCTTACTATATGGCACGAATTGTAGATATTCAGCAGTTTATTGAGCAGTATCATTTTAAGCCTGATAATAGAGAGCGTGTATGGACCTTTACTTTAGATGATCCAATGTTGTTGTGGAATCAAGGGGTTTTTACCCTTAAAATCGACAAAGGTGGAAAAGGAGAAATCATTGCAACAAAGGAGAAAACTGATTCAAAAATAGATATTCAAACTATGGTAACTATGCTATTAGGATATAAACGACCTGATTATTTCCATAAAATAGGACGATTGAAATGTAGTTCAGAAATAGTGGATATGCTAGAGGATTCTATTGAACAACAGAGTCCGTATTTTTCAGATTATTATTAG
- a CDS encoding deoxycytidylate deaminase gives MRKDWDNYFMDIALKVAERSTCPRLHVGAVIVKHKRIKGTGYNGSPAGLPHCEDVGCHIVNNHCTRTIHAEVNCLLETTPDERKGATIYVTHQPCPECQKLIITSGITRVVFLKDYSPSINWFKESPNIEVVYLDDNKPTK, from the coding sequence ATGCGAAAAGATTGGGATAATTATTTCATGGATATAGCTTTAAAAGTTGCAGAAAGAAGTACATGCCCTAGGCTTCATGTAGGAGCTGTAATAGTAAAACATAAGAGAATAAAAGGCACAGGATATAATGGAAGTCCTGCAGGGCTTCCTCATTGTGAAGATGTAGGATGCCATATAGTTAATAATCATTGTACTCGTACAATTCATGCAGAAGTTAATTGTCTACTAGAAACTACACCAGATGAAAGAAAAGGTGCTACTATTTATGTAACACATCAGCCTTGTCCAGAATGTCAAAAACTTATAATAACATCAGGAATTACTAGAGTAGTATTTCTAAAAGATTATAGTCCGTCAATAAATTGGTTTAAAGAATCACCAAATATAGAAGTAGTTTAT